Proteins found in one Megalobrama amblycephala isolate DHTTF-2021 linkage group LG5, ASM1881202v1, whole genome shotgun sequence genomic segment:
- the tmem229b gene encoding transmembrane protein 229b, whose protein sequence is MITMATTVTPEPLTALSRWYLYAIHGYFCEVMFTAAWEFVVNCNWKFPGVTSVWALFIYGTCILIVERMYLCLRDRCNVLLRCIIYTLWTYLWEFGTGLLLRQFNACPWDYSEFKYNFMGLITAEYAVPWFCASFIVERLVIRNTLRLRFDEVVEPCQAEEQSDRGGGGGSGSGRRERGARAGATSSNGYVKVD, encoded by the coding sequence ATGATCACCATGGCAACCACAGTGACCCCTGAGCCACTTACTGCCCTCTCTCGGTGGTACCTGTACGCCATCCACGGTTACTTCTGTGAAGTCATGTTCACGGCTGCCTGGGAGTTTGTGGTGAACTGCAACTGGAAGTTTCCCGGCGTGACGAGCGTGTGGGCGCTCTTCATCTACGGAACCTGCATCCTGATCGTAGAGCGCATGTATCTTTGTCTGCGGGACCGCTGCAATGTGCTGCTTCGCTGCATCATTTACACATTGTGGACATACCTGTGGGAGTTCGGCACAGGTTTGCTGCTGCGGCAGTTTAACGCCTGTCCGTGGGACTACTCTGAGTTTAAATATAACTTCATGGGCCTGATCACAGCAGAGTACGCTGTGCCTTGGTTCTGCGCCTCCTTTATCGTCGAGCGCCTAGTGATACGCAACACGCTCCGGTTGCGCTTCGACGAGGTTGTCGAGCCCTGCCAGGCTGAGGAACAGTCGGACAGAGGCGGTGGAGGAGGATCAGGCAGTGGGCGGAGAGAAAGAGGAGCCAGAGCAGGGGCAACCAGCTCAAACGGCTACGTGAAGGTGGATTGA